Part of the Meiothermus sp. QL-1 genome is shown below.
TCGCGGATGGCCCGCTCGAGGGCTCCCGCCAGGGCCAGGGTGTAGAGGGGGGCCGGGAAGACCGGGTAGTGGGGCACCTCCACCGGCACAAAGCGCACCGGGCTGTCGGTCGGCAGCCTCAGGGGCGGCTCGGTGGCGAAGAGGAAGACCTGGTGCCCCCGCCGGGCCAGCCGGTCAGCCAGCTCCGAGGCCACGATTCCGCTTCCGCCGAGGCCGGGGTAGCAGACCATGCCGATTCGCATGGCCTAAGGCTAAGCCCAGGCGGGGCGGGGCACTGCGGCTTTGGGCACGTTGCCCTTGACGGCGGGCTGCGGGAGTCCTGAGAATCTGGGGGATGAAGGCCTTCAAACCCCATCTGCAGGGCCTGCCGAGCTACCCCTACCGGAAAGTCGAGGCCCCCGTCAAGCTCGACCAGAACGAAAGCCCCTACGAGCTGCCGGCCGAGCTGAAAACAGAGGTGCTCCGCAGGCTTCAGGCCCTGGCCTTCAACCGCTACCCCGACCTGCACGCCGAGGAAGTGCGGGCGCGGCTTTCGGCCTGGTTGGGCTGGCCTGCAGAGGGGCTGGTGCTTTCCCCTGGCTCCAACCTGCTCATCCAGGCCCTGGCCCAGGCGGCCTCGAGGGTGCTGGATACGGCCCCTGCCTTCCCTCACTATGCCTTCTCGGCCCGCATGGCCGGCACCCCCTACCAGGCGGTGCGGCTCAAACCCGGGTTTGCCCTGCCCAAGGAGGCTTTGCTCGAGGCCCTGGACGGCCCCCCCGGGGTCTTCTTTCTGCCCAACCCCCACGCCCCCACCGGCCAGCTCTTTGCCGAAGAGGACCTAGAGGAGCTGGCGGAAAAGGCCCGGGCCGCCGGCTGGATTTTTGTGGTGGACGAAGCCTACCACCAGTTTTCCGGCACCGACCTGGCCGGGCTGGCCCGCCGCAACCCCCAGGTGGCCTTGCTGCGCACCTTCTCCAAGGCCTGGGGGCTGGGGGGGGTGCGGGCTGGGTATCTGATGGCCGCCCCGGAGGTGGCCCGGGTGGTGCAGAACTTCATCCCCCCCTTCGGCCTGCCGGCCCACACCGCGGCGGTGCTGCTGACCGTGCTCGAAGCGCCCGGCTATGTGGATGAGGCGGTCGCCCGCATTGTGGCCGAGCGGAATCGGTTGCTGGAGGCCCTCCAGCGCCACCCCACCTGGCGGGCCTACCCGAGCTGGACCAACTTCCTCCTGGTTCGCACCCCAGAGGCAGCCCAGGCCTTCCAGGGTCTTTTACAGCGGGGGATTCTGGTGCGCCGGCAGGACCAGTACCCAATGCTCGAGGGCTGCATCCGGGTCACGGTGGGCACCCGGGAGGAGAACGACCGGTTCTTGGAGGCCGCCTTCGCCCTGGCCGAGGTGCCCCATGCGTAGCGCCACGGTGGAGCGGCGCACCGCCGAGACCCAGGTTCGGCTTCGGCTGGCCCTCGATGGTCCGCCGGCGGGCAGCATCGCCACTGGGCTGCCCTTCCTCGACCACATGCTTCAGGCCCTGCAACGCCATGGCCGGCTGGGGCTCGAGGTGGAGGCCCGGGGCGATTTGGAAGTGGACGTGCACCATTTGGTGGAGGACGTGGGCATTGCGCTCGGCATGGCCCTGCGCCAGGCCTTGGGGGAGGGGATAGGCCTGGAACGCTACGGCGAGGCCACGGTGCCCATGGACGAGACTTTGGTCCAGGTGGTGCTCGACCTTTCGGGCCGGAGCCACCTGGCCTTTGCCCCGGAGGAGCTGGGCATCGAGGGGAGCGCTGGGGGCATGAATGCCTACCATCTGCGCGAGTTCTTGCGAGGGTTTTGCAACCACGGCGGTCTTACCCTGCACCTCAGGCTTCTTTCGGGGCGGGAGGCCCACCACGTCATAGAGGCCAGCTTCAAGGCCCTGGCCCGGGCCCTGTACCAGGCCACCCGCTGCACCCGGGAGGACCTGCCCAGCACCAAGGAGCTTTTATGAAGGCCCTTCTAATCGACTACGGTTCCGGCAACCTGCGCAGCGCGGCCAAGGCGCTGGAGGCCACCGGTTACCGGGTGACGGTCTCCGCTGACCCCCGTCAGGTGCCCCTTCACGACCTCCTGGTTTTGCCGGGGCAGGGCCACTTTGGCCAGGTGATGCGGGCCTTCCGGGCCTCGGGTTTTGAGGAGGGGGTCCTAAAGCACATTACCGCGGGCCGGCCCTTTCTGGGCATCTGCGTGGGGATGCAGATCCTATACGAGGGCTCGGACGAGGCCCCAGGGGTGGCGGGGCTGGGTTTGGTGAAGGGCCGCCTTGCGCGTTTCCAGGCCCGGCGGGTGCCGCAGATGGGCTGGAACCAGGTGGCCTACACCGGCCCCTTTGCCCCTTTGTCGGGGGAGTTCTTCTACTTCGTGCACTCCTACTATGCCCCACCGGGGGAGGGCAGCGTGGGTCAGGGCGAGTACGCGGGCACCCCCTTCACCGCGCTTTTCCTGCGGGATAACCTGGTGGCCCCCCAGTTTCACCCCGAGAAGAGCGGGGCGAGCGGGCTTAGGCTCCTCGAGGCCGTCCTCCGCTACTTCCGCGCCGCTTGAGGATATTTATCTCTACCCTGCCTCCACGTAAGCTGCCAGCATGGTGCCATGCTGGGCCTTCGCGACCGATGCTTGGGCGCTTTGGTGGGCTTGTTGTTCGTTCCCTTTGTCCTGCAGCTTTTGGGCTGGGCCGGCACGCCGCTGGGTGGGGGGCCCTGCGGGCCTTTGGCCTCGGACACGGGGAGGC
Proteins encoded:
- a CDS encoding histidinol-phosphate transaminase codes for the protein MKAFKPHLQGLPSYPYRKVEAPVKLDQNESPYELPAELKTEVLRRLQALAFNRYPDLHAEEVRARLSAWLGWPAEGLVLSPGSNLLIQALAQAASRVLDTAPAFPHYAFSARMAGTPYQAVRLKPGFALPKEALLEALDGPPGVFFLPNPHAPTGQLFAEEDLEELAEKARAAGWIFVVDEAYHQFSGTDLAGLARRNPQVALLRTFSKAWGLGGVRAGYLMAAPEVARVVQNFIPPFGLPAHTAAVLLTVLEAPGYVDEAVARIVAERNRLLEALQRHPTWRAYPSWTNFLLVRTPEAAQAFQGLLQRGILVRRQDQYPMLEGCIRVTVGTREENDRFLEAAFALAEVPHA
- the hisB gene encoding imidazoleglycerol-phosphate dehydratase HisB translates to MRSATVERRTAETQVRLRLALDGPPAGSIATGLPFLDHMLQALQRHGRLGLEVEARGDLEVDVHHLVEDVGIALGMALRQALGEGIGLERYGEATVPMDETLVQVVLDLSGRSHLAFAPEELGIEGSAGGMNAYHLREFLRGFCNHGGLTLHLRLLSGREAHHVIEASFKALARALYQATRCTREDLPSTKELL
- the hisH gene encoding imidazole glycerol phosphate synthase subunit HisH, producing the protein MKALLIDYGSGNLRSAAKALEATGYRVTVSADPRQVPLHDLLVLPGQGHFGQVMRAFRASGFEEGVLKHITAGRPFLGICVGMQILYEGSDEAPGVAGLGLVKGRLARFQARRVPQMGWNQVAYTGPFAPLSGEFFYFVHSYYAPPGEGSVGQGEYAGTPFTALFLRDNLVAPQFHPEKSGASGLRLLEAVLRYFRAA